The DNA window CGCGTCTCGCCGAGCACCGGACGCGGGCCGATCGCCGTCAGGTCGTCGCGGTACAGGGTGATGTCGAGGGTGCCGACCGGCGGGCGCGTGGCCTCGGCGCCCTCGATCTCGCCGGCGATGCGTTCGGCGAGCTGCACGCCGCGCCGCTGGATGCCGAGCAGCGAGAGCCCTTCGACGCCTGCGTTCAGCTCAACGATCTCGCGCGCCATGCGCGCGAGCGTGCGCGTCACAGCGCGCTCGTCCATCAACTGCTGTCGCTGCGGTTCCGCGCTCATCAGGATGTGCCGGTGCGTGACAGGATTCTTCTTCGCGACGGAAGCTAGGCGGGGGGTCTGACAGCGTCAACGCCACGCAGCGGCCACGCTTTACACGATCGTCCCCGGCCCCTACTTTCGGCGGCCAGCCCACTGCGCGATGGCGCGCCCGAGCCCGCCGCGCGACTGGTCCCATCGAATCCCGGAGCTGATCCGAAGATGCCCGTCGAACCCGGCTGGCTCAGCCTGCTGCCGCCGCTCGTCGCGATCGTACTCGCCCTCGCCTTCCGCGAGGTCGTGCTGTCCCTGTTCGCCGGCGTCTGGTTCGGTGCACTCCTGGTCGCGAACTGGAACCCGGTCGTCGCGTCCATGATCAGCGTCGACCGGTTCGTCGTCGAAGGCCTCGCCGACAGCGACAAGATCTCGATCGTCGTCTTTTCCCTGATGCTCGGCGGGATGGTCGGCGTCATCGGCAGGAGCGGCGGCACTCTCGGACTCGTCGAATCGATGCGTGGCCTCGCCACGTCGGCCCGGCGCGGCCAGATCATGGGCTGGCTCGCCGGCATCATCATCTTCTTCGACGACTACGCCAACACGCTGATCGTCGGCAACACGATGCGGCCCGTCACCGACCGGCTGAAGGTCTCCCGCGAGAAGCTCGCCTACATCGTCGACTCGACGGCCGCCCCCATGGCGGCGATCGCAGTGATCTCGACCTGGGTCGGCTTCGAGATCTCGCTCATCGGCGACGCGCTCTCGACTGCGGCCGCGCAGACGACCGACCCCGCGGGCGCCGCACAGCTGATGCAGGGCGCGCAGAATCCCTTCAACGTGTTCCTGCACTCGATTCCGTACCTGTTCTACCCCATCTTCGCACTGATTTTCGTGCTGCTCGTCGCCCTCACCGGCCGCGACTTCGGACCGATGCTGAAGGCGGAGCGTCGCGCGCGGAGCGGTCGCGGCGTGAGCGCGCCCGGAGCGCGACCCGCAGTCGATGTCACCAGCGGCTATATGTCTCCGCCCGAAGGCATCCCACATCGCTGGTACAACGCCGCCGTCCCCGTCCTGACCGTCATCTTCGTCGCACTGATCGGCATCTTCTACACGGGGGCGCAGGAAGCGCCGGCGGGTGCAACGCTCTGGGTTATCGTTGGCGGCGCGGATCCGTTCAAGACGCTCATCTGGGCATCCTTCGCGGGCAATGTGGTCGCGATCACGATGGCGGTCGCACAGCGCGTGCTCCCCCTGGGCGAAGCCCTCGAGGCCTGGGTCAACGGAATGCGTGCGATGCTGCTGGCGATCATCATCCTGGTGCTCGCCTGGGCGCTGGGCGGCGTGACCGAGGCGCTGGGCACCGGCCCGTACCTGTCCGGGCTGCTGCAGAACACGCTGCCCATCGGCATGCTGCCCGTGATCGTTTTCCTCACGGCCGCGGCGATCTCCTTCGCCACGGGCACGTCCTGGGGGACCATGGCGATCCTGTTCCCCGTGGCCATCCCGCTCGCCGTCGCCATGGGTGCCGGCGTCGATTTCGACGGCGGCTCCCATTACAGCATCCTGCTCGGCGTGATCAGCTCGATCATGGCGGGCTCGATATTCGGCGATCACTGCTCGCCGATCTCCGACACCACCGTGATGAGCTCCATGGCAAGTGCATGTGATCACATCGACCACGTGCGCACGCAGATGCCCTACGCGGTCGTGGTGGGTCTGGTCGGCATGCTGATCGGCGACATCCCCACTGCGTATGGTGTTCCCCCCTGGGTTTCCCTCGCGGTGGGAATCATGCTGCTCTACCTGATTCTTCGCTTCGTCGGCAAGCCGGTGGACGAGGGCGGGACGGTTTCCGTCGCGGAGGAACAGCAGCCTGCGGCCGCAGGCATCTGAACGGCGTGGAATGGGCCTGAGTGCGAGCAGGCGAGGAGTGGCGGCCCCCCTCGCTCCGCTCGGCAGATGCGCGGCTGATTCCGATTCTGAGGATCAGCCGCGCGCTGTTTCGCGGCGTGCGCGGAAGAACGCCCGCAGGAGCTCACCGGCCGGCTCCGCCAGCACGCCGGCCGTCAGCTGCATCCGGTGATTCAGCCGCGGATCCTGCACGATGCAGCCGAGCGAGCCGCACATCCCGCTCTTCGGGTCCGCCGCCGCATAGATCAGCCGCCGGATCTTCGCCAGCACCAGCGCACCCGCGCACATCGCGCAGGGCTCGAGCGTCACGTACATCTCCGCGTCGAGCAGCCGTGCACTGCCGACCTTTGCAGCTGCGCGCCGAAGCGCGACCAGCTCTGCGTGCGCGGTCGGATCATTGTGGGTGCGTGTCAGGTTCCAGGCTTCGGCGAGGATGCGATCGTCCTGCACGATCACGGCGCCAACGGGCACTTCCTCGACTGCGCGGGCGGCATGCGCGAGCTCGAGGGCACGCTGCATCCACGCAGCGTCCCGCGAACCGGGGGGTGTGAGCACGACGTCGCCTGCCCGGGGCGCCGGTCGCATCGGGACTCAGGCGTGCGCTGCGAGCTCGCCCAGCGCGCGATCGATGCGTGCAAGCACCCGCTCACGGCCGAGCACCATCGCGACTTCGAAGATCCCGGGCGAGACCGCCTGGCCGAGCAGGGCGACACGCAGCGGGTGGATCAACTTGCCTGCGCCCACACCGAGCGTTTCGGCACATGACCGCAGCGCTGCCTCGAGCGAGCTCTCACTCCACCCCTCCAGCCCGGCAAAGCACTCGTACAGCGCCCGCAGGCGGGCGCCCGTATCCGCATCCTTCCAGTGCTTCGCGACAGCCGCAGGATCGTATGTGAAATCGTCGCTCAGGTACGCCGCACCGTATTTCGCGAAATCGTCGATCGTGCGCGCGCGGGTCTTCAGGAGGTCGATCACGGCGTGCAGCCTCGCGCCATCCTGCCGCAGCGTCGCAGGATCCAGCGTGCCGGCACGCTCGAAGGCATCGAGGACAAGGGGCTCCAGCTCCGCTGCACGCATGCGCTCGATATACTGCCCGTTCATCCACTCGAGCTTCGCCGGATCGAACACCGCGCTCTTGGCGTTGATGCCCTCGAGCGAAAAGCGCGCGACCAGCGCGTCGCGCGTGAACAGCTCTTCCTCCGTCCCGGGGTTCCAGCCCAGCAGCGCGAGGAAGTTGACCATCGCGTCCGGCAGGATGCCCTGGTTGCGGTACTCGCCCACCGCCGTGGCACCGTGCCGCTTGGACAGCCGCTTGCCGTCCGAACCGAGAATCATCGGCACGTGCGCAAACGTCGGGACGGGCTTCCCGAGTGCCCGGTACAGCAGGATCTGCTTCGGCGTGTTGGATACGTGATCGTCACCGCGGATCACGTGCGTGATCCGCATCTCGATGTCATCGCTGACCACCGCGAGGTTGTAGATCGGTGTGCCGTCGCTGCGCAGCACGACGAAGTCCTCGATATCCGCATTCGCGAACCCGATTCGACCGTGCACCGCGTCGTCCCATTCCGTACGCCCTTCCGGCACGTGGAAACGGATCGTGTGCGGCTCGCCGGCCGCAGCGCGCCGCTTGCCATCATCGGACGAAACGGTGCGCAGGCAGAGCCGGTCGTAGCGGAAGGCGTGCGGGTCCGTTCCTTCCGCTGCGCTCCGCCGCTCCTCCAGCTGCTCCGGCGTGCAGAAACAGCGGTACGCCCGTCCCCGCTCCAGCAGCATGTGTGCATCGGCGACATGCCGCTGCAACCCGTCGGCCTGGTGGTACGGCCCCTCGTCCCACGTGAGGCCGAGCCACTCCATCCCCTCCAGGATCGCGGCCGTGTGCGCATCACTCGAGCGTTCGCGATCCGTGTCCTCTATACGCAGCACGAACACGCCGCCGTGGCGACGTGCCAGCAGCCAGTTGAAGAGTGCGGTGCGCGCCCCACCGACGTGCAGATAGCCCGTCGGCGAAGGCGCGAACCGCACGCGCATTTCATCGGATGTCATGAAGGCGGAAGCTAGAGATGCCCTGCAGGAGCGTCAACGCATGTTGGCGAGTGCCCGGCGCAGGTCGCGCACCAGCTCGGCCTCCCGGTCGTGCGCACGCTGCAGTGCATCGACCGCATCCTCGCGCCCCGCCGATGCCGCATCGCAGAGCAGACCGCGGTAGCGCGCAAGCCGGTCCAGGCGCTCGCACAGCTCGCGCTCGAGCGGATGATCGTCCAGCCCCTCATCGTCGGCCAGCGCCCAGAACGCCTCCAGTCCTGGTGGCACGTCATTCTGCATGTGCTCACCCTCGCGGCCGCGCCGCATTTCAGGAGTCCACCGGATCACCGACTTCTGGTGCAAGCCCCGTTCCCGCCACCCTGTCGCCCCCTCCCGCACTTCCCTATCTTGCGCCCGCCTGTTCCGGACACCTTCCAGGAGCCCGCACTACATGCTCAGCGATATCGAAATCGCGCAGGCCGCCGAGCTGCAGCCGATCCACGCGATCGCTGCTCAGCTCGGCCTCTCCGATGACGAGATCATCCCCTACGGCCGCTACAAGGCCAAAATCCCGCTCGACGTCATCGCACACCGTGAAAGCGAGCCCGGTCAGCTCGTGCTCGTCACCGGCATCAGCCCCACCCCGGCCGGCGAAGGGAAATCCACCCTCTCCGTCGGTCTCGCCGACGCCCTCCGCCAGCGCGGCCAGAAGGTCGTCATCGCCCTCCGGGAGCCGAGCCTCGGCCCCGTCTTCGGCATGAAGGGTGGCGCAACCGGCGGGGGTCACGCCCAGGTCGTACCGATGGAGGACATCAACCTCCACTTCACCGGCGATTTCCACGCGATCACGAGCGCCAACGCACTGCTCGCCGCGATGCTGGACAACCACCTCCAGCAGGGCAACGAGCTCGGCATCGACGTGCGGCGTATCACCTGGAAGCGCTGCCTCGACATGAACGACCGCGCGCTCCGCAGCATCACCGTCGGGCTCGGCGGCGTGGGGGACGGCGTGCCGCGCCAGGACCGCTTCCAGATCACGGCCGCGAGCGAGGTCATGGCCGTCTTCTGCCTGGCCAGCGATCGCAACGACCTCGAAGCCCGCCTCGGTCGCATCATCGTGGGCTACGATCGGGGCAAAGCGCCCGTCCGCGCAGAGTCCCTCCGCGCCAACGGCGCCATGACACTCCTGCTCAAGGAGGCGATCGCGCCCAACCTGGTGCAGACGCTCGAGGGGACGCCCGCCTTCATTCACGGCGGACCGTTCGCCAACATCGCGCACGGCTGCAACTCGCTGATCGCGACGCGTGCGGGTCTCGCGCTCGGCGACGTCGTGGTCACGGAAGCCGGCTTCGGCGCTGACCTGGGCGCGGAGAAGTTCTTCGACATCAAGTGCAGGACGGGCGGGCTGCGCCCTGCTGCCGCGGTCGTGGTGGCGACGATCCGGGCGCTCAAGCTGCACGGCGACGTCGCACTCGCGGACATCACGGTGCCGAATGCGGCGGCCGTGCGGAAGGGATTCGTGAACCTGCAGAAGCACGTGGAGAACGTGCGCAAGTTCGGCGTACCGCCGGTCGTCGCACTGAACCGCTTCGCGACGGACACGCAGGAGGAGATGGCGGTGGTGATGGACGGCTGCCGCGAGATGGGGGTGGAGGTCGCGCTGGCGGACGTCCACGCCAGGGGTGGCGCTGGCGGGCTCGAGCTGGCGGACGTGGTGATCGAGACGCTGCAGGGTGGCGCTGCGGACTTCCGGCCGCTGTATGCGCTGGAGCAGCCGCTCATGGCCAAGATCGAGACCATCGCGCGCGAGATCTACGGCGCGGACGGCGTGGACTACGTCGGCACGGCAGCGCGCGACATCGCCCGCCTGGAGGAGATCGGGCTCCGCGACGTTCCCGTGTGCATGGCCAAGACGCAGTACTCGTTCTCCGACAATCCGACGCTGCGGGGGCGGCCCAGCGGCTTCCGCATCAGCGTTCGCGAGGTGACGCCGTCGGCGGGGGCGGGATTCGTCGTGGCGCACACCGGCGACATCATGACGATGCCGGGTCTGCCGCGTCGTCCGGCAGCGGAGGGTATGAAGGTGCTGCCGGACGGAAGTGTGACGGGGTTGTTCTAGGCGTTGTCAGCGACCGTGGGGTGGCGCGTCAGGCGATGTGGGCCCGCGCCTCCTCCTCGGCCGCTTCCTCCTCGGCGAGCTCGGCGTCCCCGCCCTGCCTCACCCACTTGCGGGCCGTGAGGAAGACGAACGCGGCGCCGGCGATGAGGCCGATGATGGGCAGGGCGTAGACGGCCAGGTTGAACCCCTCGGCCTTCGGCTCCATGAGGATCCACTCGCCGTATTTGCTGACGAAGTACGCCTTCACCTCTTCGGGGGTGCGTCCCTCGGCGAGCTGCTGGCGGATGACATCCTTCATCTCCTGCGACAGCTCGGAGGGCGAGTCCTGCAGCGACAGGCCCTGGCACACCGGACAGCGCAGCTCGGCTGCCAGCGTGCGCACATCGCGCTCGAGCTGGGTCTCGGCGACGTCGCCTGCGGGGGGTGTCGCCTGTGCTGCGGCGGCTGTCGGAGCGAGCACGCACAGCAACGCGATCAGCAATCGTCTCATTCCGCACCTCCCTGCACGCGGGTGGCGTCCGCCGTGGACGCCACGGTCTCGGGTCCATCGGCAGCCGGCGGATCGACCGCTTCGATGGCGAGCGCCTGGTCGATAGCGGCGGCCAGCTCGTCGAAGCTCCACGGCCCGATCTTCTTCTGCACGACGAGGCCGTTGCGGTCGATGATGAAGGTTTCGGGCACGCCGTAGAGACCGTAGTCGATCGCGGTACGCGATCCCTCATCGTGGAGCGCGGGGTACGGCTGCCCCCCCATCTGCTCGATCCAGCGGCGTCCCTTCTCGGGGGTGTCATTGTAGAGCACACCGAAGAACTGCACGCCGTGCGGCCCGTACATGCTCGACGCCATCGCGAGTGCGGCGTGCTCGTAGCGGCACTCCAGGCACCAGGACGCGAAGAAGTTGAGCACGACGACCTGGCCGCGGAGCTCCGCCAGCGAGACGGTCCCTTCGCCGTTCTCGATGACGGGCAGGCTGAACGCGGGCGCGGGCCGTCCCGGCAGCGGCGAATCGATGGTGCTCGGGTCGCGCGTGAGGCCGAACGCGAGCAGGCCGATCAGCGGCAGCGTGAAGACGAAGCTGAGGACGACGCGTTTCCAGTTCATGCGACACCTGCCGCACGTTTGCGTGCGCCCGCCGGTGCGGGCGTGGCGCGCCGGCGTGGCCAGATCCCGAAGAGTGCGCCGATCGTGACCATGAAGCCGCCGACCCAGATCCAGCCCACCAGCGGTTCGACGATCACGGAGAGCGTTGCGGTGGAGCCGTCCTGCTCGTTGAAGGCGAGCAGTGTGAGGTACAGGTCGGCGTTTGGCCGCGTGCGGACTGCCGGCGTGGCGACAGGCTCCGCGCTCATGTTGTAGAAGTTGAGGCGCGGGAACATGGTCCCCACCGCCGTCCCCTCCACGAACACGGTCACGTGCGCGCCGACGACGAAGCGCTGCGGCTCCTGCTGCGTGCGCATGCCGTCGAAGCGGACCGTGTATTGCTCGATCGTCACGCTCTCGCCGACGCGCAGCGTCGCCTGCCGCTCTGCGCGGAACACCGTGGACGCGGTGATGCCGATCGCGGCAATGATCAGTCCGACATGGGCGAAATAGCCGCCGTAGCGTCGCGGGTTGGCGTTGATGAGACCGCCGAATGCGCGCAGCCAGCCACCGCCCTGGGCGCGCCGGCGCGCGGCGGTTCCGCGGACATACTCCTGCACGTTGCCGGTCAGTGCGAACGCGGCAAAGGCGAACGCCAGCAGTCCCCAGAAGTCGCGCATGCCGAGCACCAGCGCGGTGCCGAGCGTCAGCACCATTGCAAGCGTCGGGATGAGCAGCTTGCGCTTGAGCTCCTCCACGTTTGCGACGCGCCAGGGCAGCATCGGACCGACGCCCATGAGGAACAGCAGCGCGACCATGATCGGCACGGTCATGCGGTTGAAGAACGGCGCACCGACGGTGACCTTCACACCCCTGACGGCTTCGGCGACCAGTGGGAACAGCGTGCCCAGCAGCACCGTGAAGGTGAACGCAGTGAGCAGCAGGTTGTTCACCATGAACACCGTCTCGCGGGACAGCAGGCTGTCCAGGTGGCCATGCTTGCGCAGCTCACTGGAGCGGCCGGCCAGCAGGGCGAGCGAGAAGATCAGCACGAATGCGATGAAGCTCAGGAAGTAGAGGCCGATCGTGCCTTCCGTGAACGCGTGCACCGAGGAGATCACGCCGCTGCGGGTCAGGAACGTCCCCAGGATCGTGAGCAGGAACGTCGAGATCACGAGCGACAGGTTCCAGACGCGCAGCATGTCGCGGCGCTCCTGCACCATCACGGAGTGCAGGAACGCGGTCGCCGTGAGCCAGGGCAGGAACGACGCGTTCTCGACCGGGTCCCACGCCCAGTAGCCGCCCCAGCCGAGCACCTCATAGCTCCACCACATGCCTGCCATGATCGCCAGCGAGAGCATCGACCAGGCAAACACCGTCCACTTCCGGCTCGCGCGCACCCACGTGTCGTCCAGCCGGCCGGAGAGCAGTGCCCCGATGGCGAAGGAGAACGGCACGGACATCCCGACGTAGCCCAGGTACAGGAACGGCGGGTGGATCGCCATGAGCGGGTGGTTCTGCAGCAGCGGGTTCGGGCCGGGCCCGTCCATCGGTGCCGGCGAGACGAGTCCCCACGGATCGGCCGGCCGCACGAGCAGCAGATAGAAGAATGCGCCGATGCCGAGCATCGTCGCGTTCGCGTATGCGCCCATCGGCCCGAGCCGGTCCCTGGTGAAGTACAGCGCGGCCGCCGTGTAGCCGGCCAGCACCCACCCCCAGAAGAGAATCGAGCCCTCGAGCGCGCTCCACAGCGAAATGACCGTGAAGAACAGCGGCGTCGCCCTGCTCCCCACCTGCGACACGTACTCCACGCTGAAATCGTGGGTCACGAGCGCCGCGATCATCGCGAGGTTCGAGACTGTCATGAGCGCGAAGATCGTGTACGACGCGGCGCGTGCGCTCCGGCTGAGCGCCGCATTGCGCGTGCGCACGCCGGCGATGCCCGCGATCATGCCGTAGACCGCAAGAGCAAGGGACGCCCAGACCGTGAACGAGCCAATCAACCGCAGCAAAGGATGCCTTCCCGCTTGAAAGTCAGTGCGACACTCAGGTCTGGTCCTGCACCAGGCTCCTGTACTTCGTGTGCGGATCCTCGCCCGGCGCCGGCGGGCTGTACTCGTTCGAGTGCTTGACCATCAGGTTGCTCGCCTCGAACACGCCCGCGCGCGTCAGTCTGCCCTCGACGATGACGCCCATGTTCTCACGGAACATCTGCGGCGGCGCCTTGCTGGAATGCACCTCGATGGTCTCGGTGCCGGTGCCCTTCATCTCGAAGCGGAGGTTGATCGCCTCGGCGTCCCACTCGACGGAGCCGGGCACGACCATGCCGCCGAGGCGCACCGGCGTGTCGTACGCCGCTTCACCGCGGGCGAGCAGCTCCGGCGGCTCGAGGAAGTAGACGAGGTTTTCGCCGATGCCGCCGTACACCATGTAGCCGAAGGCGCCGAGTACGAGCACGAGTGCGACGGCGAGCCCGATTCCCTTGCGCGATTTCATGAACGCTTCCTCCCGGTCGTGATTTCAGCCACCTGGTTTTCCGCGCGCCGGCGCCGCCGGTGCAGCGATACTGCATAGACTGCGAACGTGATCCACGTCAGCGCGTAGGCGGCGTTCACATAGGTCCACTCAGACATGGATCGGCCCTCCCGCGAGCGCCGCTTCCTCGCGCCGTGCCTCGAGCGTGCGCTCGAGCCTGGCGAGGTAGTACCGGCTCGCGACGAAGTAGATGAACAGGAACAGGAACGCGAAGGCGTTCAGCCGCAGCGCCAGCGCATAATCCGAGTCCACGGTCCCCGGCGTGGACTGCACCTGGTGGATGGTCCGCCACCAGCGCACGGACATGTAGACGATCGGCACGTTCAGGAACCCGAGGATGCCGACGGCGGCACTCCAGCGCGCGCGCCGCTCCTCGTCTTCCGTGAAGGCCCGCAGCGACAGGTAGCTGATGTAGATCAGGAACAGGATCGCGGTCGTCGTGAGCCGCGGGTCCCACGTCCACCAGACCCCCCATGTCGGCCGTCCCCAGATCGAGCCGAGCGCCAGCGTCAGGCCGGTCATCACGGTGCCCACCTCGGCGGCCGAGGCAGCGGCGTAGTCGTACTTCTCCTGCCGCTTCCAGAGGTAGAGCACGCTCGCGCCGAAGACGACCGTGAACGCAATGAACGCGATCCACGCCGCCGGCACGTGCACGTACATGATCTTCTGCAGGTTGCCCATGTCCCGCTCGGGCGCCGTTGCGAAGTAGCCGAACGCCTGTGCGGCGACGAAGAACAGCAGGCTCAGCACGCCGAATGGCTGGTGCCATTTCGGCCGCGCGGGCAGTGCTGCGGACTCGGTCGAGTTCATCTCATCCCTCGATCACGTACTCGAAAGCCAGGAATGCAGCAACCAGGAACACCACGTCGAACACGACCAGCAGGCGCATCCATGCGCCGGCGTCACCCATGGCGTCACCGGCGAGCACCGCCCCGGTCGCTTCCACTGCGGCAACGAGCAGCGGGATCAGCATCGGGAACAGCAGCAGCGGCAGGAGCACCTCGCGCGCACGCAGCCGGCTCGCCATCGCGGCGTAGAATGTCCCGAGCGTCACGAACCCCAGCGTGCCCAGCGCGATCACCGCGCCGAGCGGCAGCACGAACCGTGCGATCGGCAGGTCGTACAGGAACGCCGCGGTCGGCAGCAGGATCACCTCGACCAGCAGCACGAATGCGAGGTTTGCGATCAGCTTGCCGACGAAGATCGAGCGCCGGTCGCCCGGGTAGAGCAGCAGCATGTCCAGCGCGCCGTTCTCCAGCTCCTGCTCGTAGCTGCGGTTGAACGAGAGTACCCCCGCGAACAGCACGGTCAGCCAGATCACGCCGCCGGCCGCCCGCTGCAGCGCCTCCACCTCCGGACCCAGCGCAAAGCCGAACAGCAGCAGGATCAGCGCGGCCAGAAAAACTACCGCGTTGAAGTTTGCCTTGGTTCGCCGCTCGGCGGTCGCGTCCTTCCAGGCGATCGCCGCCACGCGCCGCGCCTCGGTTGCCAGCATCAGGTGCCCCCCTCCACCGCCTGCAGGTGGCTCCACGCGAAGTCCTGCTCCGCCGCCAGCTCCTGCTGCGCGTCGCGATCCGCGAGCCGGCCGTCCTCGATCCGGACCACCCGGTCGATGAGGCCCCGACCACGCGCCAGCTCGTGCGTGGCAATGATGACCGCGCCGCCCTCGCTTGCCGTGCGGGCCGCAAACCGGTTGACCAGCTGGATGCCGTCCACATCGAAGCTCGCGTACGGCTCGTCCAGCAGGAGCAGCCTGGGCGGCCGCAGCAGCAGCCGCGCGAGCGCGAGGCGGCGGCGCATGCCCGCCGAGAAGCCGCGCACCCGCTCGTCCCGCTCCTCCCCCAGCCCCACCTCCTCCAGTGCTTCACCGATGGCACTGGAATCCGCGCGCTGTCCGTACATGCGAAGTGCGAACGCCAGGTTTTCCCCTGCCGTCAGGTCCTCGTACAGTCCCGCGTGGTGCGCCAGGATGCCGACCGCATCGCGGACCCCCGGCGCCTCGCGCACCAGGTCCTGTCCGAAGACGCGACCGCTGCCACGCGTCGGCCGGATCGCCGTCGTGATCAGTCGCAGCAGCGTCGTCTTGCCGGAGCCGTTCCGGCCCGTCAGCGCAAGCACGGCACCCGGCTCGAGCCGCAGGCTGATCCCGCGCAGCACCCAGCGGGTGCCGAAGCGTCGTACGATGCCCTCGAGCTCGAGCGCGGCGGGATCCGCCGCGGGTGCCGTCCTGGAACGTCCTTCACTCACGCTGTTCAACCCCTTGAGCGACAAGCATATATCATAGCCGACCGGAGGCCCCTTCCCAACCCCTTGCGCCCCGGTCAGACTCCGCTCTTCAGCTCGGTGACGAGCGCCGTCAGCGACTTGCGCGCATCGCCAAACAGCATGCGCGTGTTTTCGTTGAAGAACAGCTCGTTCTCGATACCCGCGAAGCCCGGATTCATGCTGCGCTTCAGCACGATCACCGTCTTGGCCTTGTCGGCGTCCAGGATCGGCATCCCGTAGATCGGGCTGCCCTGGTCGTGGCGCGCCGCCGGGTTGACCACGTCGTTGGCGCCGATCACGACCGCGACGTCCGTGCGCTCGAACTCCGGGTTGATCGTGTCCATCTCGACCAGCTGCGGGTACGGCACGTTGGCTTCCGCGAGCAGCACATTCATGTGCCCGGGCATGCGGCCGGCCACGGGATGGATCGCGTACTTTACCTCGACGCCGCGCCCTTCCAGCAGGTCCGCCAGCTCGCGGACCTGGTGCTGCGCCTGCGACACCGCGAGCCCGTACCCCGGCACGAAGATCACCGAGCGGGCATAGCCGAGCAGCACCGCGGCGTCGTCGGTCGTGAGCGAGCGCACGACCTTGCCGTCCATCGCCGCCCCGCCCGTCGCCTGGACCTGGCTGCCGAACGCGCTGAACAGGACGTTCGCCAGCGACCGGTTCATCGCGCGGCACATGATCTGGGTCAGGATGATGCCGCTCGCGCCGACCAGCGCACCGCTCACGATCAGCACGTTGTTGTCCAGCACGAAGCCCGTCATGCCCGCCGCGATGCCGGAGAACGAGTTCAGCAGCGAGATCACCACGGGCATGTCCGCGCCGCCGATCGGCAGCACGAACATCACGCCGATGATCAGGGCGAGCACGTTCAACACCAGGTACCACGGCAGGTTCGGGTCGACCGCAACCAGCCAGGCCGCCAGCAGCAGGGCGCCACCGAACACGACGGCGCTCACGAACTTCTGGCCAGCGTACGTGATCGGCCGCCCGGTCATGACCTCCTGCAGCTTCGCCCAGGCCATCATGCTGCCCGAGAACGTCAGCCCGCCGATCAGCACGGACAGCATGATCGTGGTCTGGACGTCGTAGGACGGGCTGATCGCGCCTGCCGCGAAGCGCAGGTATTCGTCGCCCGCGACCAGCGCCGACGCAGCACCGCCGAAGCCGTTCAGCAGCGCGACCATCTGCGGCATCTCCGTCATCTGGACGGTGCGAGCCAGGAAGACGCCGAGACCGGTGCCCAGCACCAGCCCCACCACGATCCAGGTGAAGCTGACGATCTCCCAGCTGAGCAGGGTCGCGACCACGGCCACCAGCATGCCGGACGCAGCATAGATGTTGCCCCGCCGGGCGGTCGCCGCCGACGAGAGCAGCTTGAGGCCGACGATGAAGAGGACGGCGGCGACCAGGTACGCCGCGTTGATCAGGAGGGAGAGGCCCCCCGCTTCGGCGCCGTTCATCGCTGTTCCTCCGGCCGCCGGCGGAACATCTGCAGCATCCGGTCAGTCACCAGGAAGCCGCCCACCACGTTGACCGTCGCGAGCACGATCGCGAGCACACCGAGCACGATCGAGAGCGTGGACTCGACCCGGCCGGCCACGACGAGCGCGCCGACAACCGTAATTCCGCTGATCGCGTTGGAGCCGGACATGAGCGGCGTGTGCAGCATCTGCGGGACTTTGCCGATCACCTCGAATCCCACGAAGATCGCCAGCACGAACACGTACAGCGACATCAGCAGCGCCTCACCCACGGGCAGCCTCCTGCGG is part of the Longimicrobiales bacterium genome and encodes:
- a CDS encoding Na+/H+ antiporter NhaC family protein yields the protein MPVEPGWLSLLPPLVAIVLALAFREVVLSLFAGVWFGALLVANWNPVVASMISVDRFVVEGLADSDKISIVVFSLMLGGMVGVIGRSGGTLGLVESMRGLATSARRGQIMGWLAGIIIFFDDYANTLIVGNTMRPVTDRLKVSREKLAYIVDSTAAPMAAIAVISTWVGFEISLIGDALSTAAAQTTDPAGAAQLMQGAQNPFNVFLHSIPYLFYPIFALIFVLLVALTGRDFGPMLKAERRARSGRGVSAPGARPAVDVTSGYMSPPEGIPHRWYNAAVPVLTVIFVALIGIFYTGAQEAPAGATLWVIVGGADPFKTLIWASFAGNVVAITMAVAQRVLPLGEALEAWVNGMRAMLLAIIILVLAWALGGVTEALGTGPYLSGLLQNTLPIGMLPVIVFLTAAAISFATGTSWGTMAILFPVAIPLAVAMGAGVDFDGGSHYSILLGVISSIMAGSIFGDHCSPISDTTVMSSMASACDHIDHVRTQMPYAVVVGLVGMLIGDIPTAYGVPPWVSLAVGIMLLYLILRFVGKPVDEGGTVSVAEEQQPAAAGI
- the gltX gene encoding glutamate--tRNA ligase gives rise to the protein MTSDEMRVRFAPSPTGYLHVGGARTALFNWLLARRHGGVFVLRIEDTDRERSSDAHTAAILEGMEWLGLTWDEGPYHQADGLQRHVADAHMLLERGRAYRCFCTPEQLEERRSAAEGTDPHAFRYDRLCLRTVSSDDGKRRAAAGEPHTIRFHVPEGRTEWDDAVHGRIGFANADIEDFVVLRSDGTPIYNLAVVSDDIEMRITHVIRGDDHVSNTPKQILLYRALGKPVPTFAHVPMILGSDGKRLSKRHGATAVGEYRNQGILPDAMVNFLALLGWNPGTEEELFTRDALVARFSLEGINAKSAVFDPAKLEWMNGQYIERMRAAELEPLVLDAFERAGTLDPATLRQDGARLHAVIDLLKTRARTIDDFAKYGAAYLSDDFTYDPAAVAKHWKDADTGARLRALYECFAGLEGWSESSLEAALRSCAETLGVGAGKLIHPLRVALLGQAVSPGIFEVAMVLGRERVLARIDRALGELAAHA
- a CDS encoding formate--tetrahydrofolate ligase, which codes for MLSDIEIAQAAELQPIHAIAAQLGLSDDEIIPYGRYKAKIPLDVIAHRESEPGQLVLVTGISPTPAGEGKSTLSVGLADALRQRGQKVVIALREPSLGPVFGMKGGATGGGHAQVVPMEDINLHFTGDFHAITSANALLAAMLDNHLQQGNELGIDVRRITWKRCLDMNDRALRSITVGLGGVGDGVPRQDRFQITAASEVMAVFCLASDRNDLEARLGRIIVGYDRGKAPVRAESLRANGAMTLLLKEAIAPNLVQTLEGTPAFIHGGPFANIAHGCNSLIATRAGLALGDVVVTEAGFGADLGAEKFFDIKCRTGGLRPAAAVVVATIRALKLHGDVALADITVPNAAAVRKGFVNLQKHVENVRKFGVPPVVALNRFATDTQEEMAVVMDGCREMGVEVALADVHARGGAGGLELADVVIETLQGGAADFRPLYALEQPLMAKIETIAREIYGADGVDYVGTAARDIARLEEIGLRDVPVCMAKTQYSFSDNPTLRGRPSGFRISVREVTPSAGAGFVVAHTGDIMTMPGLPRRPAAEGMKVLPDGSVTGLF
- a CDS encoding cytochrome c-type biogenesis protein; translated protein: MRRLLIALLCVLAPTAAAAQATPPAGDVAETQLERDVRTLAAELRCPVCQGLSLQDSPSELSQEMKDVIRQQLAEGRTPEEVKAYFVSKYGEWILMEPKAEGFNLAVYALPIIGLIAGAAFVFLTARKWVRQGGDAELAEEEAAEEEARAHIA
- the tadA gene encoding tRNA adenosine(34) deaminase TadA codes for the protein MRPAPRAGDVVLTPPGSRDAAWMQRALELAHAARAVEEVPVGAVIVQDDRILAEAWNLTRTHNDPTAHAELVALRRAAAKVGSARLLDAEMYVTLEPCAMCAGALVLAKIRRLIYAAADPKSGMCGSLGCIVQDPRLNHRMQLTAGVLAEPAGELLRAFFRARRETARG